The Etheostoma spectabile isolate EspeVRDwgs_2016 chromosome 23, UIUC_Espe_1.0, whole genome shotgun sequence genome includes a window with the following:
- the LOC116673051 gene encoding aldo-keto reductase family 1 member D1, with protein MSMDLTAENHSIPMRDGNSIPLIGLGTYGDPQRTPKGTAYESVKLAIETGYRHIDGALVYFNEHEVGQAIREKIADGTVKREDIFYCGKLWNTFHPPELVRPALEKTLKTLQLDYVDLYIVEMPTAFKPGDIYYPRDESGKFIIYHQTDLCATWEALEACKDAGLIKSIGVSNFNKRQLELILNKPGLKHKPVSNQVECHPYFTQPKLLEFCQKNDIVIVGYSPLGTSRDASWVNLKCPPLLDDELLASIAKKYNKTTAQVALRFNVQRGVVVIPKSFNPVRIKENFQIFDFSLSETEMKAIEGLNKNIRFVELLMWSDHPEYPFHDDY; from the exons ATGAGCATGGACCTCACAGCGGAGAATCACTCCATTCCGATGAGAGATGGAAACAGCATACCTTTGATAGGACTGGGAACTTATGGGGATCCCCAAAGG accCCTAAAGGAACTGCATATGAATCAGTCAAACTGGCTATAGAAACAGGGTACAGACACATTGATGGCGCTTTGGTCTATTTCAACGAACATGAGGTGGGACAAGCTATAAGGGAGAAAATTGCAGATGGAACTGTGAAAAGAGAGGACATATTTTACTGTGGAAAG TTGTGGAACACATTCCATCCCCCAGAATTGGTTCGACCTGCTTTggagaaaacgttgaagacaTTACAGCTGGATTATGTCGACCTCTATATTGTAGAAATGCCCACAGCCTTCAAG CCAGGAGATATATACTACCCCAGAGATGAGAGTGGGAAGTTTATCATTTATCATCAAACAGACCTCTGTGCGACATGGGAG GCTTTGGAGGCTTGCAAAGATGCCGGGCTGATAAAATCTATTGGAGTATCCAACTTTAACAAGAGACAACTGGAGTTGATCCTTAACAAACCTGGGCTGAAACACAAGCCTGTGTCAAACCAG GTTGAATGCCATCCGTATTTCACTCAGCCAAAGTTGCTTGAGTTCTGCCAGAAGAATGATATTGTCATTGTTGGATACAGCCCTTTGGGGACATCTAGAGATGCATCCTG GGTGAACCTAAAATGCCCCCCGTTGTTGGACGATGAACTACTGGCATCAATTGCTAAAAAGTATAACAAGACCACAGCCCAGGTGGCCTTGAGGTTCAACGTGCAGAGAGGAGTGGTGGTCATCCCAAAGAGCTTCAACCCTGTTCGCATAAAGGAGAACTTTCAG ATTTTCGACTTCTCTCTTTCTGAGACTGAGATGAAGGCAATTGAGGGATTGAACAAGAATATTCGTTTTGTGGAACTTCTCAT GTGGTCAGATCACCCAGAGTATCCATTTCATGATGACTACTAG